A stretch of DNA from Rhizoctonia solani chromosome 9, complete sequence:
AAAACCTAGATGAGTGTTCTTCTCAACTGGTTGTTGTATAATAGTCTTTGTTTTGGCTTGCGGATCTCTAGAAACAATCCTGGTGGTTACATCGATTGAGAATTTCCAGTTACTTATACCTGTACAGCCAATTGGTGATCTGCAAGCATTGCTTCAGGTCAATTGAGTATCAGCATTCATTCAATAATCCATTCGATTATAATATCATCAAATATATGACAATAATAGCTGACCGATTCAATGAAAAAAGGTCCAAGCCGTGAACTAATTAGTGCGCTTACCTATACCTCTCATCGCCGAGATTGTCTTTCTGCCGCCTTCTTCTCGGCATCAGCAGCTCTCTCTACAAAGAGAATAAGAAACTACCTCGATAATGAGCTGAATACATACCTTCAGCCTCTTGCTTCCGCTTCGCGGCCGCAGCCTCCCTCTCGGCACGAATTTTTGCGAGACGGGCCAAGTCACCCTTGGCTTTGTCGGTCTTTCCTTGTACATGAAGCTGTGCAAGATCGTTAATAACTATCGTGGCTTGCGTTGACAGCCACTAACCTTCCAGTATCGATCTTCAGCCTctttcttctccttggcttCACTAAGAGAGTGTGCTTGAATTAATAAATCAAATAATTGTAATTCAGCTTACCGTTCACGGCGGCTAAGCTCGCGGGGAGCTCCCATATCCGAAATCGAGATGTTTTTCGTTGGAACATGATTGGGGTTGATCAAGTCCGAGTCGTCTTCGCTGTCTTCTCCGCTACCCTCCTTGATCGTGCCAATTGATTTCCCCTTTTGCTTGGAACCCTGCTGTTTCTTGAGAGCCTTGCGTTCAGCACGAGTCATTTCGGGTTGTGCGGGTTGGCTGGGTCCTGCGtcatcctcctcttcttcctcctcttcttcctcttcctcttcctcctcggatTCATctccctcttcctcttcgccCTCTTCCTCTTGTTTTTTGCGGCGATTTGCGCTGTGAACCATGAGTAGATTGCAGTCTTACGGTAGAGTCAACTCACCGACGATCAGTGCCACTGGCAACGCCATCGCTATCGAGTACCATGTCTCGAGAGAAAGAGCGGCCTCCTCCACGTTTTTGCTTGAATTTACCAGTGCCACGGACCATGGTGTCAGGCTATGTGGTGGTTCAACGAGAAATTGAAGTGACTCCAAAGTGATCGGCCAATCAGGAGTGATTATTTGATGTACAATTGATCGACCAGGGTCCAGTTGTAAATTCGTCCCACGCCTCCTCATCACTACGGATTTTCAGCCTTCCAACTCGTTTTCAGCCATCCTCAATGCTGTTACAGTAAATTAATTGCGCAAAAAGAATGCCCTCACACCGGATTGAACGATGGACCTCATCATGATTACGTAAGCAATTGATTAAGTAATTACTTGAATACGAGTGATGCGCTCTACCACTGAGCTATAAGGGCTTGTAAAGCTTTTACCAATGTACGTCATATTTTTGTTAATGAACCTGGTATACTAACTGACTAAGTTTATCACTGCTCCAATATCCCTTTGCCACTATTGAATTATGTACTTCGTTGAATAGTTTCTATTATATGCTCCAGCCATGTCTTGAGGTATGACCGACTGGCCTCCTGTTCTACGGACCTCCTCTCTGCATGTTTCAAGGAGCACAAAAGTATGCAAAGCTAAAGCACCACGGAAAAGGTGTTAGGCTTATAGTTACACTTCTGTGACTACATACACGATCCAGCACTGCGGTCTCTGGAACTTggcaatactataaccaagACGTATATAAACAGATGGTTTCCACTACCCAACCGATACATACCCACTCTTATTGACAGTTTATATCGTCCTGAAGGCATCTTGGTGAATTGAGAGTCAGTTCGAGCAAGAACCCACGGCTCGTAGAGACGTAAAATCTGATATTGAAGCTCTGTCAGTTCATGAGAACTTGCTCCCAAGATAGCACACCAGTCGTAACCACGTTGTATTATATTCAATATTTCTATCTTGAAATTTTTACATGCTCCGATCTATTTAAAGCACCCGCTCGACCATACCTATTCCCTCGGCCTCGAGCTTGGCACGGATCGGATCACATATATCCTTGGTGTATGGTGCGTGCACTCCTGGTTTGTTAAGCGCAGGTTCCCCGTCCAAAAGTAGACGAGTAGCGATTCCACACGGAACACCGACTGTGCGCGCCATAGCGCTATATCCAGCACGCTCGCCATAGGCCTCGAGGGTGGAGGTAATGATGTCCTATATAACCTGTTAGATATTGTTCACGATCATGTAACGCATAGACCCACAGTCTTTCCGTCAGCCCACTCGACAAAGAATTTGTGCTGGAGCATAACCAAGTCACGCTCACCCTCCTCGTAAGCCATCAAGGCCTCGAGGCGCGCGCAGAGTGTGTCGAGAAGGTTGCCGGAGCGAGGCGTCACAATATCAGAAGAGAAAAGGCCAATCCAGCGCAGACCGGAAAGAATACGTGCTTCTTCCGATGCATCAGGGAAGGCAGCAAGCTGCTTGATGCGTTCAACGAGTGCACTGGGAACGCAGTTAGTTTGGCACATATGGTTTCATATTCAACTTACGATTCTTCAGTGGAACCTGCGCCCACAGCCTTGGCAGTGAGTTCAGCCCAAGTAATTTTGTCGCTTTCAATGTAATCTTTCTTGGCGTCATCCAAGAAACCAATGTCGACCAAAGCCTTGATGAATGCGGGGAATCCTTGGAAGCGCAAAGTTCCACGAACAACAGTCTCAGCCTCGGGGATGTTGTACCACTCTCGGAAAGGAGTCGAGTCACTGCAATCTGTTTGAAACAAACCTCTGACTAGGATATAAATACCCACCGGTTAGGATAAGCGACAAAGGCATAAGCAGGGTTGATATAGTATGGCTTTGCGACACCCATCAACTCCTTGCCCTCGATGCTCTTGACCTCACCGTCCTCGTAATACTTGGCGTTGTTGAGTAAAGCCAACAAAACACCACGCGATGACCACGAAAATTTGTACCCGAGAGGGTTATCAGAAGCCTCGGGAGCAGGGAGACCGCCGCAGTAAGATAAGAATTTCTTGATCTATAGACGTATTAGTATGCATGAATTTAGTTAATATATGTCGTACCTTGCCGCCCTTTTCGTGAACCTCGTCAATGGTCTTGACGGCATACAGGTGGTCAATACCAGGATCCAAGCCAATCTCGTTCAAGACAGTGATTCCAGCCTCCTTGGCCTGCTCATCGAGCGCACGCATAGCAGGGGATATGTACGAGGTAGTGACAACGTGCGTCTTTCCCTTGATAGCCGCCTCGATGACCCGAGGGTGGTGAGTATAAGGCACGAGGGAGATCACAAGATCGTGAGCGGCGACCTGATCGTCGAGGTCGGGAGAGCTGACGTCAAGGGAAATTCCAGTAGCACGAGGGAGCCTCTCTGCCATGGCTTGAGCGGACGCGAGCGTTCGGCAAGCTAACGTGCTAGTCAGAGTAATTCCAAATTTATTAAGCTGTACTGACCAATAGTCAGGTGGTTGCGAGGGTCACGAAGGATATACTCGGCAGCGGGACCAGCAACGTAGCCGCTTCCCAAAAGCAAAATCTTGCGCTCTTTTGCGCCGGCCTCGAGGGCCAGCCCAAGCTGAGGACGAATGTCCTTGCCCTCCTTCAGCAAAGAACGTGCAAATTCTGGAAGAACAAAGGCAGCACGATGAACGTCCTGGGTCCAGTACTTGCATCCCTCGAGCTGCCTAACAGGAGTACGAAGGTCACGACCTGGCTCCTTTGCCCCAAGCATGAAACCGATTTGGCCAGAGGGATATGTGGGAATTGTAGTAAAGGCATACTCCGCGACTGGGAAGATATTTCCAACTGTAGCGAGGAGTTCGTTGATGAGGTCAAGGTGGATCCACAAAGCCTCGCCCTGGGTGCTAATATGGCCTCCGGGAGCGAGTGCGTCATGAAGTAGTTGGAAATAAGGCTTCTCAAAGAGCGCCTTGGCGGGGCCTACGGGATCAGAGGAATCAGTGATGATGCAGTCGAACTGGGAGGTGTTTCTTTGCAGGTAGGCAAATCCATCTCCAATATACACTGTTACGCGCTTATCGGCCAATAGATTAGACATATGAGGCAGGTATGTCTTCGAAACGCGAATGACCGCTTCATCAATATCGCAAAGGACGACCTCCTCGACAGTGTTGTGCTTGAGGACCTCGCGGACAACACCACCGTCACCACCGCCAATTACAAGGACTTTCTTTGGGTTGGGATGCGAAGCGAGAGGAATATGCGCAATCATTTCTTGGTAGCTACATATGGATCGATCAGTTATTTTATTGACATCAGCCGAGCAAAGCCCAACGTACGAGAATTCATCACGCTCAGTGCATTGAATGACTCCGTCGAGAACGAGAACGTTTCCAAATGTCTCCGACTCGAAAACAAGAACGTCCTGGTACTTGGACTTTTCAACGTGTAGGATACGATTGACTTTGAGGGTCATCGCCTGGCCTATAAATGACGTTCAGTGCCTGGATCACTTGTCTCTGAACCGCTGCCGTACCGGGCCATTGCGAGTTAATTTCGCGGAACCAGCCGTCTACCAAAGCACGTTAACCAAGATCCGCATCCACCACATATACTTGAACGCACCGACAATAGAGGGATGGGTCAGGACCATTTTGTAGGGATGCGATGTAGCGCTCCAAAAGTTTCGAGTCGATCAGTTTTTGAGGCTGGTCAATCAGGA
This window harbors:
- a CDS encoding casein kinase substrate phosphoprotein PP28 protein; this translates as MVRGTGKFKQKRGGGRSFSRDMVLDSDGVASGTDRRANRRKKQEEEGEEEEGDESEEEEEEEEEEEEEEDDAGPSQPAQPEMTRAERKALKKQQGSKQKGKSIGTIKEGSGEDSEDDSDLINPNHVPTKNISISDMGAPRELSRREREAKEKKEAEDRYWKLHVQGKTDKAKGDLARLAKIRAEREAAAAKRKQEAEERAADAEKKAAERQSRR
- a CDS encoding spermidine synthase, encoding MVLTHPSIVDGWFREINSQWPGQAMTLKVNRILHVEKSKYQDVLVFESETFGNVLVLDGVIQCTERDEFSYQEMIAHIPLASHPNPKKVLVIGGGDGGVVREVLKHNTVEEVVLCDIDEAVIRVSKTYLPHMSNLLADKRVTVYIGDGFAYLQRNTSQFDCIITDSSDPVGPAKALFEKPYFQLLHDALAPGGHISTQGEALWIHLDLINELLATVGNIFPVAEYAFTTIPTYPSGQIGFMLGAKEPGRDLRTPVRQLEGCKYWTQDVHRAAFVLPEFARSLLKEGKDIRPQLGLALEAGAKERKILLLGSGYVAGPAAEYILRDPRNHLTIACRTLASAQAMAERLPRATGISLDVSSPDLDDQVAAHDLVISLVPYTHHPRVIEAAIKGKTHVVTTSYISPAMRALDEQAKEAGITVLNEIGLDPGIDHLYAVKTIDEVHEKGGKIKKFLSYCGGLPAPEASDNPLGYKFSWSSRGVLLALLNNAKYYEDGEVKSIEGKELMGVAKPYYINPAYAFVAYPNRDSTPFREWYNIPEAETVVRGTLRFQGFPAFIKALVDIGFLDDAKKDYIESDKITWAELTAKAVGAGSTEESALVERIKQLAAFPDASEEARILSGLRWIGLFSSDIVTPRSGNLLDTLCARLEALMAYEEGERDLVMLQHKFFVEWADGKTDIITSTLEAYGERAGYSAMARTVGVPCGIATRLLLDGEPALNKPGVHAPYTKDICDPIRAKLEAEGIGMVERVL